The DNA sequence AGTTGATTATTTCTGTTTTTTGATCCATCGGACAAACTTTTGCATACGCTCATCAGCCATAATGCTCTCGAGTGTATTGAAATGTCTGCCCAATTCTTTCTCTGAAAAAGTCTTATGGATATGACTATGGCAAGGACGGCAAAGGTATGCGCCCCTGTTTCTCATATCGTCTTTGTCAAAATTTTTAATAAACCATTTGTTCTTGTGATTGGTGCGAGGAATCAGGTGATGGAATGTCAGCTCTTTTTCTCTGCCACACATTTCACAAAGGCTGTTTTTTGCATTGGACATAATAGCAAATCTAATAAAACAGAGACATTTTGATAGGTAAAAGCCCAAATTACCAGTTCTATTGTACAAAAAAATAGAGAGGCTTTTTGTATCAGCCTCTCTGTGGTATTGCTATCTCTTTTTAAAGTCGCCTCATTAAGCAACATGACGCTGTATAATACCTAGTGCTTCATTCACCAATTGGCTGACTTCAGTATGCTTACGGGTGATCATTACATGCGTGCCACCCTTGACAGTCACAGGGTTCTTGATATTCGATATTGGGAATATCAGGTCACCATCTCCATGAATATGCGTCAGGTTGTCTACAGGGTCGTTGTGTTGCCATCCCAATACAGTTTGGACTCCCCAACGGATCAGTTTGTTGGACGAGTTCTCCCACATGTCAAAATACATTTGCTCTTGTTCTGGAGGAAGAAAACCAAACAGAGGCATCATCGGAATCATGGCAATCTTTGTGAAAAACTGTGGTATAAGCCTGTAAGCCGGCAGTGCTTCCAACACATTCAGGTGAAGCGGCCTTTCCTTATGAGATTTGATACTGTTGATTAGAATAACCTGTGAGGCTTTGATCAGCTTACTCATTTCGATGGCAAGGATGCCCCCCAGTGAAAAGCCAATTAAAACAGGTTCGTTATAAAGGTCATCATCTTCTATTTGATCCAACATTCTTTGGCAATAAGAAGATACACTCTCATCTAGTGATAACGGTTCTACAAAGCGAAGATATTTTACATTCTTTGCTTGGATGTCAAGCATTGAAAAAATTCTTTCATCATTGCCTAGGCCAGGTATACAATAAACGGTCTTGTCCATATCTGATATTTTTGATAGTCGAAAAAGCATGGTCCCAAAGAGCCCCCACCTTATTTATCGCTTGTGAGCGATGCTTGTTTATTATTAGAAATGGAAGGTGCTGATATTAGGTTCATTCACAAAGGTCAGGTGTTAGTTTTTCCATGCATATAAACTAAAGTAGTTTCTTAATGTAATGGAAATAATAGAAGTATTTTAATTTTTTTTATAAAAATATTGTTAATCAATGGCTAACCATTCAAATAGGTATTCATTTAAACAGATAAGAACCCTTAACAGTAGAGTTCCTGATGATGATAAGGAGAATTAATTTAGTAAGCGTAAATTTGCACTCGTAATTCGGGAGATATGAGTGAATCAAAAGTATATAAGCCATTTCAGTTTAAAGAATTTGTGGTTGCACAAGATCGCTGTGCCATGAAAGTTGGTACTGATGGTATTCTATTGGGAAGTTGGGCAGATGTTTCTCAAGCCAAAAACGTGTTGGATATTGGCACGGGTACAGGGTTGGTAGCATTAATGTTAGCCCAAAGAAATGCATCAGCGCAGATTGAGGCGATTGAGATTGATAAGGTTGCAGCTCAACAGGCAACTGAAAATGTGGAAGCATCACCTTTTGCAAGCAGGTTAACCGTTAGGCAAACAAGTCTTCAAACATTTCAGCCTCAACATCAATACGACGTAATTGTCAGTAATCCACCATTTTTTGAAAATTCTCTCAAGGCAGACTCCCAACAACGTAACTTAGCCAGACACACAGACAGTCTTTCTCATGAAGAATTATGCTTGTTTGCCTCTGAACATTTGTCAGATCATGGAAAGCTATGTATGGTATTGCCTCATAAAGCAGCATTGACGTTGATTCAGCAAGTTGAACGTTTTGGTTTATCCATTTCCTCAATTTGTGAAGTAAGCCACTCACCCTCAAAGCAAGTAAGACGAATTTTGTTAGAATTAAGTAAGCAAAACTGTAGTTCACCAGTGATGGATAAGCTTGCAATCAGAGCGCAGGATGGCATTACTTATTCAGAAGCTTACAAAAAGCTTACGAATAAATTTCATCCTTTCTTCTAGAGTAGACAGGTATTTCTGGCTTATTCTTGAGTTCATATGGTAATGTAATGCTAACCTTGGTGCCAATACCCTCTTTACTGTGTAATTGAATACTCCCTTCGAGCATTTCCAGAAGTTGTGAAGTGAGGTGTAGTCCAATACCAAGACCAGGAAATGTATCGGCGTTTTTTGCTCTGAAAAACTGCTTGAACAGTCCTGTTTGTTCTGATTCAGGAATACCAATCCCATTGTCTATAATGGTAATCAGAATATTCTTTTCTAAGAATTCGATATTCAGTGAGGGAGGTGAGTTTTTAACTGTAAACTTTATTGCATTGGAAATGGTGTGATACAAAATATGGGTGACAAGGTTCATATCCAGTTCCGCCAGTTTTTCGGTGCCTTCTATTTTTATCAGTACCTGCAAATTATCTGTTTGATAAGGAGCCATCTGCTTTTTGAGTGTATTGATGGTTTCACGGACAAGCTCCACCAAAGAACATGAGGTCAGAATTAGTTTTGGACCCAGTTGCAAGCGGGTATATTCCATAACTTCTTCAAGCATGTTGTGCATTCTTTTACAAGCACCGTCAACACGTAGGGTAATACTTTTCAGGCGGTTTGGGTCGATTTCTTTGGTGTCACTGATTTTATTCAACAAGATTGTGTTGGTCTTCAGTATCGTCAGAGGAGTTCTGAATTGATGGGAAATGGTTGTCAGTAGGTTGTCCTTGGCGTCATTGATCATTTTCTCTTTTAGTAATGACCTACTGAGCTTGTTTTCATGTTGTACTTTTTGGGTTACATTTTCGATAAGGCTTTCAATATTGGCAATGCCAGCATTGTTTTTTGAAAATACCTGTTGGTGGCATTGTAGAATAACTTCTCCTTTTTCAGGAGTGGATAATGTGATGATTTTTCCACCATTTGCACTTATGCGCCACTTCTGTTGATTAATGACATCCTGTAATATGCTGACACAATCCTGATAAGGTACCCCTATAATATTGGCAGCTGCTTCACTCAAGAATACAATCCTGCCATGCTTGTCTTGTTCCATCACGAAATAATCGTTTTTAAGGGCATCGATCAGTCGTTTGAATCGGTCCTGCTGTTGTGTAAGCTTACTTTCGTTGTAGTTCAGGCGTAGCTTATTTTCCTCATTGGATTGTTTGATGATGTACATCAATATGCCTGTAGCAAAGGTGACGATGTTTTGTATAATGATTAGGTTAATGATAGTCGTATAATCGGTGGTGAATGTCTTTGCATTTTTGAAGAATTCAACAAGATATAACGAGTTCTGAAGAATGGTGACATGAATGATAATGCTAACAAAATACTTCTTCGGGAAAATATTGTAGGCAATCATCAGCAATAAGGGAAGTGCTGTTGTCAGGGAGCTATTGAAGTCATCAAAGGAGAACCAAAGAAGAATATACAAGGCAGTAGTACTGAAAGAAAATATAAGAGAGGGGAGTAGATGCTGTTTTGTTGAGAACCTACTTAGGTAATAGCTGTAAGACCAAGCTAAAAGCGTGATGATACATGAAAATGGAACGACCCAGTGGATATCGTTAAAAATCATTTCGAAGAAAAGGAAGAAGGTTAACCCAATGGATAAGACAATACAGGAGGCACTCAGTATGTAGTTTTCCAGTGTAGGGTTTTCAGGATTGACAATCAGATTCTTGAGAGAAATCGTGGTAAATTTACTCATTGTAGGTCTATTAGATGTTGATTGAAGTAGTAGTGTACTCCCTAAGTTTTCAAAATGAATACTCAGTTTGAAAAGTGGTGACAGTCAGGAAATACTAGGATAAATTAGGTATGTATGGGCAATAGGAATTCTTGTGTTAATATCTGTAAATAAGTGTATTAATTTTAATACTCTTTTGATATCAAACCAAAGTAGGTAGCTTAAAAAGTGGGGCTTTGTGACATAATCACAGAAGAGTACAATACTTTTGTGGAAGTAAGCCTAATGTATAGACTTGAGCTACACATTAGGCATATATAAAATTACTTTTGAAGGGCTGTCAATATCTTTTCAATTTTGGTATAACCAAACCTTTCTAATGCTTGGGTCGTCTTAGCATTGATTTTATCATTACACAAATTACCAATACTACCTTCATGTGTGTGGTTCACTTTTCTGCTAGGAGTATATTTTCCTTCTTCGATCATCATGCCCACTTGCTTGTATGCATCTCTGAAAGGAATTCCCTGTAAAACCAAGTTGTTGACATCCTCAACACTGAATAGGTAATCGTAAATTGGTGCTGATAGCAGATCTGGATTAACTTCTGCACTCTCCATCATCATACGGGTCATCTCCAAGCAATCATGCAACATGCCAAATGCAGGAAGCAGCACTTCTTTTACTTGCTGGAAGTCCCTATGGTAGCCGGAAGGAAGTCCTGCCGTGATTGCTAGAACCTGTGCCGGAAGCGCAGCCAACTGATGGCATTTGGCTCTCACCAACTCCATTACGTCAGGGTTCTTCTTATGAGGCATAATGCTGGAGCCTGTGGTTAGTTCATCCGGAAACTTGAAGAAACCAAAGTTTTGTCCTGCAAACATACAGGTATCCATGGCTAGTTTGGATAGGGTAGTAGCTACTGTTGCGATGGCATTGGCAATGATCAGTTCGGTTTTGCCACGTCCCATTTGAGCATAAACAACATTCCAACTTAAATCATCAAAGCCAAGCAACTCAGTCGTCATCTTTCGATCCAATGGGAAAGAAGCCCCATAACCTGCTGCTGATCCCAGAGGGTTACGGTTTGAGACCTCATATGCTCCATGTAAGACAACCAGATCATCCACTAGACTTTCGGCATAAGCGCCGAACCATAACCCAAATGAGGAAGGCATTGCAACCTGCATATGAGTATAGCCTGGCATCAAAACATCTTTGAACTTGTTGCTTTGTGCAATTAAGGTATCTGATAGCTGTTCGATATGCTTTGCAAGCTCCCAAATTTCGGCTCTAAAAAACATTTTAAGGTCCAATAGAACCTGATCGTTTCTTGAGCGACCCATGTGAAGCTTCTTGCCAACATCGCCAAGTCTTTCAGTCAGCAAAAACTCAACTTGTGAGTGAACGTCTTCTACGCCATCAGCTATCTCAAATTTTCCATTTTCAATCTCGGTAAGGATTGTTTTTAATCCTGAAAGCAATGTGTCTTTTTCCTCTTCTGTGAGTAATCCAACTTTTTCGAGCATAGTGGCATGTGCCATAGAGCCGATTACATCATAAGGAGCCAACCAAATATCCAGCTCTCTATCTTTTCCTACTGTAAATGTTTCAACCTGCTTGTTGAGCGAGGTGTTTTTTTGCCAAAGTTTCATTGCTTTTCTTTAATAATAGGTGAAGTACACCTATGGAAGAAAGTGCCCTAAATAAGGCACTTGTTGGTTTATAGTTCTTTAATGGATGAAAGCCATTTGATATACAGTTCAATACCTTCTTCAATTTCTTTGAGGTAGATGAACTCGTCTGCTGTATGCGATCTTTCGGATAACCCAGGTCCCATTTTTACCGAATGGAAAGGTAATAGCGCCTGATCGGAAAGTGTGGCAGACCCAAAGGTTTTGAATCCCAGTGCTTGCGCAGAGATGACAGCAGGGTGGTCCATAGGGATACCAGAAGGCTGAAGTCTCGTAGAGCGAGGCGTAACCTCACAAGACACACACTTGTTGATTATATCAAGAACCTCTTCATTGGTATAAGCATCAGTAGTTCTGACATCTACTACAAACTGACAGGAAGCGGGTACGACGTTGTGCTGTGTCCCTGCTGAAATCTGTGTAACAGACATCCGGACTGGTCCAAGGGTTTCAGACTCATTCATAAAAGAATAAGTGTTGAACCACTCAATGGATTCCATTGCTTTCGTAATCGCATTTATTCCCTCGTTGCGGGCTGCATGACCTGATTTGCCATAAGCTGTACAGTCAAGTACCATTAGGCCTTTTTCTGCAATTGCGAGCTCCATGCCTGTTGGTTCACCTACTATAGCAAATGCAATATCACCGAGTTCTCCCAAAATACTTTTGACCCCATTTTCTCCTGAAATCTCTTCTTCTGCCGTTCCAGCATAGATAAGGTTGAAAGGCAGGTTCTGCTTGTCATAAAACCATAAGAATGTCGCTCCTAAAGCGACTAAAGCACCTCCAGCATCGTTACTGCCAAGTCCGGTGAGTTTGCCTTTCTCAACAGTTGTATCATGTGGAGGGACAGTCCATTTGCCGTTCGGCTTTACGGTATCATGGTGAGAGTTCAGTAAAATGGTAGGTTTTGACTTGTCAAAGTACAGGTTTTTAGCCCATACATTATTTCCTTGTCTAGAAGGTTTTACATTTTTCTTTTCAAGAAAAGTGAACAGCAAGTCAGCCGTTTTATCTTCTTCTCTGCTGTAAGAAGGTATCTTGATTAAGTCCTTCAGCAGTGTGATAGCTTCCTGTTTCAAAAAGTTTTGAGAGAGTAGGTTCATAAAGCAAAGTGAGTTAGTGTGAAAATCATGACATGTATTGTCAAAGGTTATTGAATGTCAATCTAATAAAAGCGCAAGTGTGTTTTGGTGATTACCGTCACTGGACTCAACTGAGTACTGCAGTTCCATAAGGTTTTTCCTGCAATAGGTTTTCAGCAAGTCCCATATATACATTGGTGACACCAGCATTGGTAGCATCAAAAGCGTTATGTAGCTTTGGAATCATACCAGCAGCAATTACACCTTGCTTCTTTAGTTGCTCATACAGAGAGGTATTCATTTCTGTGACAAGGCTATTTGGATCTGAGAGATCCAACATTACACCGGGTTTGTCAAAACAGTAGCGCAATGAAACCTCATAACCTTTACTTGCCAAAGCCTTCGCTAACTCAGTTGCGATGGTATCTGCATTGGTATTTAGCAGTTGCCCTTGTTGGTTATGTGTAAGAGGAGCAACAACGGGGATAAAGTTGGCATTGAGTAATGCTTCAAGTACTTCCGTGTTGACACCAGTTACATCTCCAGCGAAACCGTAATCAATTTCTCCAACAGGCCTTTTGATGGCTGTAATCAGGTTGCCATCCGCTCCAGTTAGTCCTAGGCTATTGCAACCAAGTGCTTGCAATGAAGCAACCAGGTTTTTATTGACCAAACCTCCATATACCATAGTAACAACTTCAAGAGTGTCAGCATCTGTAATTCGTCTACCATTGACCATATTAGGTTGAATTCCCAACCTAGTTCCCATCTCAGAGGCGATTTTACCTCCACCGTGGATCAGTATTTTAGCACCTTTCAGCTCAGCGAATTGCTTTAGAAAGGCAGCGCATTCCTGCTCATTGTCAATGATATTTCCCCCAATTTTAATTACAGATACATTCATAATATATAAGGTATGAGACATTAGAAATAGCATAGCGTATCTCTAATGCCTCTTGTCAAAAGTCTAGTTATTTAATCAATCTTTTCAGTACAGCTTGAGCTGAATAGGTTCGGTTGTTGGCTTGTTCAAGTACCAATGAGGCAGGGCTGTCTAGTACATCATCCGTTACAACCATATTTCTACGTACAGGAAGGCAATGCATGAATTTACCTTGGTTGGTCAGTGCCATTTTTTCTTTTGAAATGGTCCAAGACCTATCTGTATTAATCACTTGCCCGTATGAGGCTGTAGACGACCAGTTTTTGGCATAAACAAAATCAGCACCTTCCAAGGCTTCGTTCTGATTGTGTGTAATGGTTGCATTACCAGTAAACTGACTATCCAGCTCATATCCTTCTGGACAAGTAATTACCAAATCAACATCTGCTTGGTTCATCCACTCCGCAAACGAATTGCCTACCGCTTGAGGAAGTGGTTTAGGGTGAGGAGCCCATGTCAGGACTACTTTAGGTCTATCCGTCTGCTTGTGTTCCTCAATAGTCATTAGGTCAGCTAATGACTGAAGAGGGTGCCTGATAGCAGACTCTAGACTTAGAACCGGAACAGAAGCATATTTGATAAAGTTTTGGAGTACTTCATCCTGATAGTCCATCTGCTTGTTAATTAGACCAGGAAATGACCTAACACCTAAAATATCACAATACTGACTGATAACACCTGCCGCTTCTTTGATGTGTTCAGCTTTGTCTCCGTCCATGATGACGCCTTCCTCGGTTTCTATTTTCCAACCGTCCTTGTCAATGTTCATGCTGATGATTTGCAAGCCCAAGTGTGAGGCGGCTTTTTGTGTACTCATTCGAGTACGTAGACTTGGGTTAAAAAAGAGTAATCCCAAAGTCTTGTGCTTTCCTAGGTTTTCCCACTCCCAAGGTGTCTTTTTACATTGCAATGCTTCATTGAGCAGTGCGGTTACATCAGGTACATCATGTACAGAAGTGTATTTTTCCATCTCCACTAGAATGCAATAGGTTTCAGTTTCAGACCAGTACTTTCCTCCAATCCAAAGATCAGGTTCATGTTTTGAACAGCTTGTCCAACAGCGCCTTTCAACAAGTTGTCAATAGCTGAAGTGATCAGCAGTGTGTCGTCATGTTTTTCTACTCTCAACAGACATTTATTGGTGTTGACTACGAGTTTCAGGTCAACTTCCTTGTCAATGAGGAAAGTGAAAGGATGATCACTGTAATGTTGTTGATAAATGGCTACTGCTTCTTCTTCAGACAAGTCGGATTCAAGGTAAACAGAAGCAAGAATACCTCTGCTGAAGTTACCCCTATAAGGTACAAACTTGATAGACTGCTCAAAGTCAGGTTGCAGGGACTTCAGGCTCTGTGTAATCTCATACAGGTGCTGATGCTTAAATACTTTGTAGGAAGAAATATTGTTGTTTCTCCAAGAGAAGCCAGTTGTTGGCTGAGGTTTTAATCCAGCACCAGTAGAACCTGTGATTGCACTAATGTGTACCTGACTGTTTAGTTTTCCTGCGGCAGCCAATGGTACTAGCGCTAATTGAATTGCAGTAGCAAAACACCCAGGGTTGGCAATATTGCTAGCCTGCTGTATCTTGTCTTTTTGCATCTCAGGAAGACCATAGACAAACTGACGGTTGCCGAGTTGCATGTTTCTGCCTTCCACTGTGCCATCTTCCAAACGGAAATCCTGACTTAAGTCAATTACGATTGTGCTTTGATCAACAGGATTGGCTTCAAGAAATACACGTGATTCGCCATGCCCCAAGCAAAGGAACATAACGTCCACCTTTTCAATCGTATCAGTAAAAGTCAAATCAGATTCACCTGTAAGGTCTGAATGTACATTGCTGATTGGGGCACCAGCCTGACTTCTACTATGTATAAATTTGAGTTCAGTATTTGGGTGATTTAGTAATAATCGAAGCAGTTCACCACCAGTCATGCCTGCTCCGCCCACAATTCCTACACTAATCTTAGCCATTGTTTTTTCGTTTTCCAGTTAAAAAATCAGCTTTTGACTGCCTTGCTTTCATTGACTTTCTTATGGATCATTGTTTGGTTAGCCATGATCTTTGCAAAACCTCTAGCATCTTCTCCGGTCCAAGCATTATTCATTTCACCATAAGCACCAAATTCAGAAGACATCAAATCATAATCTGATTGGATACCCATGATTTCGAAGTGGTAAGGCTTCAGTTTGACCATTACATCACCAGTAACAGTGCTTTGAGTATCTGTCAGGAATGCCTCTACATTTCTCATAACAGGGTCAAGCCATTGACCTTCGTGTACCAGCATACCATACCAGTTAGCAAGTTGTTCTTTCCAGTAGAGTTGCCATTTTGTCAATACATGTTTTTCAAGGGCGTGGTGAGCCTTGATAGTTACGATAGGTGCTGCTGCTTCAAACCCAACTCTACCTTTGATACCGATGATCGTATCACCTACGTGAATGTCTCTACCAATACCAAATGGAGCTGCAAGGGCTGAGAGTGCGTGAATGGCATCTACAGGGTTCTCATATTTTTGTCCATCAACACCTTTCAGTTCACCATTGTCAAAAGTCAGGGTGATTTCTTTTGCATCATTTTCTGAAACCTGTGTTGGGTAGGCTTCTTCAGGAAGTGGCTGATGAGAAGTCAGTGTTTCTTTACCACCAACAGAAGTTCCCCAAATACCTTGGTTGATAGAATACAGGGCTTTTTCCCAATTCATATCCACACCATGTTGCTTGAGGTAATTGATCTCTTCCTCTCTTGAAAGTTTTTGGTCACGGATTGGTGTGATAATTTTGGCTTCAGGTATCATGATCTGAAAAACCATGTCAAACCTGATTTGGTCATTACCGGCACCTGTACTGCCATGAGCAATGTAAGCTGCGTCTACCTGTTGAGCATATTCCGCAATGGCCATAGCCTGAAAGACACGTTCGGCACTTACTGAAAGTGGGTAGGTGTTATATCGGAGGACGTTACCAAATACAAGGTATTTCACACATTTCTCATAGAACTGCTGTGTCATATCTAAGGCGGTATAGGATGTAACACCTAGTTTGTAAGCCCGTTCTTCAACTGTTTTTAGCTCTTCTTCCGAAAAACCACCTGTTTGTACTAGTACTGCATGTACTTCCAGTCCTTTTTCTTCTTTAAGGTACTTTACACAATAGGACGTATCCAAACCTCCACTGAAGGCCAACACCACTTTTTGGTTGCTCATGATTCAAATAGAATAGAAAATTTAAAAATAGTTGCCGAGGCAACTTGTCGTTCAGATTTCAGGTAAGCAGGAGTGAGGGTTGGTCCCTTCTGCTCCTGCATTTATTCAATTGGTTCGGCTACTCGCCGGATGTTTTAATGTTCAGGTCGTCCTTGATTCCTTTTTTCTGTTTTTTTTCAGTGTCGTTAGGATCGTATAACATACCTGTACATAGGCAAAATTTTCGTCCTGTACGAGAAAGGATATCATAGTTGACACAGCTTTTACAACCATTCCAAAACTGCTCGTCGTCTGTCAACTCAGAGAAAGTAACGGGCTTGTATCCGAGTTCACTGTTGATTTTCATAACAGCAAGACTTGTCGTAAGACCGAACAGTTTTGCATGCGGATATTTGTTTCTTGATAGTTTGAAAGCCATTTCTTTAATAGCTCCTGCTAGTCCAGCCCCTCTGTATTGAGGTGAAACAATCAGTCCTGAGTTTGCTACAAAACGGTCATGTCCCCATGATTCGATGTAGCAAAACCCTGCAAATCCCCCATCTTTATATAAGGCAATTACTGCTTTGCCTTCTCTTATCTTATTTATGATATATTCTGGCGAACGTTTAGCAATGCCAGTTCCTCTAGCTTTGGCTGAAGACTCAATCTCATCGCAGATTTCTTCTGCATATCTTTCGTGCAATACTGCATCCGCTACCGAAATTGAAAAGTCAGATAACTTAAACTCCATCGTAAATTTGAGTTTTATATGTTCGTTTCTAACAAGTGGTCCTAAGACCTTTTCTATTGGCCTTCCTCGCATTTTGTGGAAAACCATGGACGCAACCATCGGATAATGGATCAACCGCTTTCCTGATGCTTTTTATCAGAAAATAGGGTAGAAAACTATGCTGCTGCAAGCTTTCGGGGATACTCGTATGATTGCGGGAAAATATTCGGATTAGTATACCTTACGAAAAGGCATATAGATAGCTACGACCCCTACCGGGGACGGCGGAAGCGGAAAAGCGTACGGGGGAATAATTCCGTACGTACAGGCCTTGCAGGTACCCAAGGCAGCTGTCTGTAAAAAGTGGCGATATGTGATACTGTAGCTTTCAAAGTTATTGTTTTGGCTGTGCTAAACTAATAATCAGAATACTCTGCGCAAACTTTTTTCTAACATATTATGATATTTTTTCACTTTGAATGTTTGAAAATGAACATTTGTGTAAAAAAATAATCAACACCTTGCACTTTGTTATAAAATGAACTTTATAACTAAAAATACACATGTAATATCGGGGTCGAAAGTGTCTGTTTTTTTGAGTGAAATCTGGTCAGGAAAGCTGGGTTGATATATAAAAAAAACCTTGCCTGATTGGGGCAAGGTTTTTTCAATTTATGAGTTTTCATCAGTGGCGGCTTCGGCTTCCTTTCCGTGGTTCGATTTTTTCCACTGTTTGTATTCTTTTTTGAACTTTCGGGCTTCCTTGTGGAGAGAACTATTTCTGTCTGCGTATTTGAGAAGCTTGTCATAATGATCCTTGGCAATGTCATACATGTTTTCAGATTTTGCAATACGACCTAACTTCCGGAGTGAGAACAGGTAGTAACCTGACTCATATTCTTTAATTTCTTCAGCAAACTGGACAGTTTTGTAATAATAGAATGCGGCTTGCTTTCTGTCCATAATATAGTCATGGTAATAAGAAGCCAAATAAAATGCCGCATACCTGCCACTGATAGCCTCATAGCCAGGTTTTTTCTCTTCTACATTTTTCAGAAGTGATGCAGCAACCGGTCTCATTTCACTGTACTTACCTAATTGGTAAAGGATACGTGCATAGAAACGGTGGAAGTATGCATTTTTCGGATATTTTTGGTGCAAATATTCAATCAGTTGCAAGGCTCTCTGGATATTTCCATCACCTGTTGAATGAATACGAACCAAATAGTACATGGCCTCTATTCTGGTATAGAACGCTTCTGAGCCTGCTTTCTCAAGCTGCTCAAGTCCTAATTCTTTGTTGCCGTCTTCAAAAAACCATAGAACAGGACGAAGCACTTTGTAATTCTCCTTAAGCCACTCTACATAGTAATTGTATAATCCGTCACCAAAGAACATTTCTGAGCCTAACTCTCCTTCTCCTGCCAGTTCTTTGGTTTCGTTGAAATAAGTCAATGCGGTTTTGGATGCAACTGTCGCTTTCGTCCAGTCATGTCTTTCTCCTAACAGTCTTGCCTTAAAAGCCCATGCAGCAGCCAAAAAGAAAGAAGCTTCAGGATTTTCGGAGTGCTGCTTGTGCATAGTTTCTGCCAAGCTGATCGATTTATCCATGTAATTGAAGAACTCCTTATCGTAGGTGCTGTTTTCTACATTGGGCATAATTTGCCACCAGTAGTTAAGCCCAATCAGGAAATAGGGTAACGGGTGATCAGGATAATGCTGTTTCAGCCAGTTAAATTGACTTTCTGCTACCTTGAAATCAAAATTGTACATGGCATCAATACCAGAGGTGATCTCGATTTGTACAGTTACGTTGGTTAGCAGCATGTCCACATCTTCCAGTTTTGGTAGGCGAGGTTGTGCTTTTGCCAGATTCGCCATAAAAAGAAGTGTCAGCAGGCTGAACAAT is a window from the Limibacter armeniacum genome containing:
- a CDS encoding GNAT family N-acetyltransferase, which encodes MEFKLSDFSISVADAVLHERYAEEICDEIESSAKARGTGIAKRSPEYIINKIREGKAVIALYKDGGFAGFCYIESWGHDRFVANSGLIVSPQYRGAGLAGAIKEMAFKLSRNKYPHAKLFGLTTSLAVMKINSELGYKPVTFSELTDDEQFWNGCKSCVNYDILSRTGRKFCLCTGMLYDPNDTEKKQKKGIKDDLNIKTSGE
- the argG gene encoding argininosuccinate synthase, coding for MSNQKVVLAFSGGLDTSYCVKYLKEEKGLEVHAVLVQTGGFSEEELKTVEERAYKLGVTSYTALDMTQQFYEKCVKYLVFGNVLRYNTYPLSVSAERVFQAMAIAEYAQQVDAAYIAHGSTGAGNDQIRFDMVFQIMIPEAKIITPIRDQKLSREEEINYLKQHGVDMNWEKALYSINQGIWGTSVGGKETLTSHQPLPEEAYPTQVSENDAKEITLTFDNGELKGVDGQKYENPVDAIHALSALAAPFGIGRDIHVGDTIIGIKGRVGFEAAAPIVTIKAHHALEKHVLTKWQLYWKEQLANWYGMLVHEGQWLDPVMRNVEAFLTDTQSTVTGDVMVKLKPYHFEIMGIQSDYDLMSSEFGAYGEMNNAWTGEDARGFAKIMANQTMIHKKVNESKAVKS
- a CDS encoding tetratricopeptide repeat protein, whose translation is MANLAKAQPRLPKLEDVDMLLTNVTVQIEITSGIDAMYNFDFKVAESQFNWLKQHYPDHPLPYFLIGLNYWWQIMPNVENSTYDKEFFNYMDKSISLAETMHKQHSENPEASFFLAAAWAFKARLLGERHDWTKATVASKTALTYFNETKELAGEGELGSEMFFGDGLYNYYVEWLKENYKVLRPVLWFFEDGNKELGLEQLEKAGSEAFYTRIEAMYYLVRIHSTGDGNIQRALQLIEYLHQKYPKNAYFHRFYARILYQLGKYSEMRPVAASLLKNVEEKKPGYEAISGRYAAFYLASYYHDYIMDRKQAAFYYYKTVQFAEEIKEYESGYYLFSLRKLGRIAKSENMYDIAKDHYDKLLKYADRNSSLHKEARKFKKEYKQWKKSNHGKEAEAATDENS
- the argC gene encoding N-acetyl-gamma-glutamyl-phosphate reductase, which translates into the protein MAKISVGIVGGAGMTGGELLRLLLNHPNTELKFIHSRSQAGAPISNVHSDLTGESDLTFTDTIEKVDVMFLCLGHGESRVFLEANPVDQSTIVIDLSQDFRLEDGTVEGRNMQLGNRQFVYGLPEMQKDKIQQASNIANPGCFATAIQLALVPLAAAGKLNSQVHISAITGSTGAGLKPQPTTGFSWRNNNISSYKVFKHQHLYEITQSLKSLQPDFEQSIKFVPYRGNFSRGILASVYLESDLSEEEAVAIYQQHYSDHPFTFLIDKEVDLKLVVNTNKCLLRVEKHDDTLLITSAIDNLLKGAVGQAVQNMNLIFGLEESTGLKLKPIAF
- a CDS encoding N-acetylornithine carbamoyltransferase translates to MEKYTSVHDVPDVTALLNEALQCKKTPWEWENLGKHKTLGLLFFNPSLRTRMSTQKAASHLGLQIISMNIDKDGWKIETEEGVIMDGDKAEHIKEAAGVISQYCDILGVRSFPGLINKQMDYQDEVLQNFIKYASVPVLSLESAIRHPLQSLADLMTIEEHKQTDRPKVVLTWAPHPKPLPQAVGNSFAEWMNQADVDLVITCPEGYELDSQFTGNATITHNQNEALEGADFVYAKNWSSTASYGQVINTDRSWTISKEKMALTNQGKFMHCLPVRRNMVVTDDVLDSPASLVLEQANNRTYSAQAVLKRLIK